A window from Archocentrus centrarchus isolate MPI-CPG fArcCen1 unplaced genomic scaffold, fArcCen1 scaffold_48_ctg1, whole genome shotgun sequence encodes these proteins:
- the crybgx gene encoding crystallin beta gamma X, producing MNIFTKVPGLVQQTSKLGSVLQRAFYGSSGRVTLFEQRNFAGRKLDLSADCTRLSDKNFPERCNSVQVESGAWVGYEHENFRGRQYLWDMSDRGEYNCYDKWCAQGDHISSVRAVKQDNGSARAQLFERAGYSGKKMEIQDDIPNLMSRYSLNRVASIRVLGGAWVVYQEPNYRGPHYILEKRDYNNFSDWGSQNSTIGSMRRVRFN from the exons ATGAACATCTTTACTAAGGTCCCAGGATTAGTCCAACAAACCAG CAAGCTGGGGTCTGTGCTCCAACGTGCCTTCTACGGGTCCAGTGGGAGG GTGACCCTATTTGAACAGCGGAACTTCGCTGGCAGAAAACTGGACCTGAGCGCTGACTGCACCAGGCTCAGTGACAAGAACTTCCCAGAGAGATGCAACTCTGTCCAGGTGGAGAGTGGAGC ATGGGTGGGTTATGAGCATGAAAACTTCCGGGGACGTCAGTACCTGTGGGACATGTCTGACAGGGGCGAGTACAACTGCTACGATAAATGGTGTGCCCAGGGGGACCACATCTCCTCTGTCCGTGCTGTCAAACAG GACAACGGCTCTGCCAGAGCTCAGCTGTTTGAACGAGCTGGTTACTCTGGTAAGAAGATGGAGATCCAGGACGACATCCCCAACCTGATGAGCCGCTACAGCCTCAACAGAGTTGCCTCAATTCGTGTGCTCGGAGGAGC GTGGGTGGTGTATCAGGAGCCCAACTACAGAGGACCCCACTACATCCTGGAAAAGCGTGATTACAACAACTTCTCTGACTGGGGCAGCCAGAACAGCACCATTGGCTCCATGCGCAGAGTCCGCTTCAACTGA